The following coding sequences lie in one Phycicoccus duodecadis genomic window:
- a CDS encoding RNA-binding S4 domain-containing protein, with protein MTGTPEDLPIRDDVIRLGQLLKHSGLADDGAAAREVIERGLVSVNGEVDTRRGRQVHVGDVVALDGGGSVRVTAG; from the coding sequence GTGACCGGCACCCCTGAGGACCTCCCCATCCGCGACGACGTCATCCGGCTCGGGCAACTGCTGAAGCACTCCGGGCTCGCCGACGACGGTGCCGCTGCGCGCGAGGTCATCGAGCGCGGGCTGGTCAGCGTCAACGGCGAGGTCGACACCCGGCGCGGGCGCCAGGTGCACGTGGGCGACGTGGTGGCGCTCGACGGCGGCGGCTCGGTGCGCGTCACCGCCGGCTGA
- a CDS encoding PfkB family carbohydrate kinase, which produces MSGRVMVLGSLNVDLVTRVQRHPRPGETVLGDGLRRLAGGKGANQAVAAAAAGAEVLMVGCVGDDDGGAAYRARLADRGIDVGALRTCDGVPSGHAMIQVSDDGENSIVVVPGANDALDEREVAAVDLLGPGDVLVLQLEVPRTVVCVAARRAVARGARVVLNIAPYAALPPDVVALADPLVANEHEMQALAESGAQPASLLVTFGANGASWDGQTLPAVAVPADEVADTTGAGDAFCGALAAALARGSDRSDALAAALAAGADAVRHEGAQPEPYL; this is translated from the coding sequence ATGAGCGGCCGGGTGATGGTGCTGGGCTCGCTCAACGTCGACCTCGTGACGCGGGTGCAGCGGCATCCGCGCCCGGGGGAGACGGTGCTGGGCGACGGGCTACGCCGGCTCGCCGGCGGCAAGGGCGCCAACCAGGCGGTGGCGGCCGCGGCCGCCGGGGCCGAGGTGCTGATGGTCGGCTGCGTGGGCGACGACGACGGCGGAGCCGCCTACCGTGCCCGGCTCGCCGACCGCGGCATCGACGTCGGCGCCCTGCGCACCTGCGACGGGGTCCCCAGCGGGCACGCCATGATCCAGGTCAGCGACGACGGCGAGAACTCCATCGTCGTCGTGCCCGGCGCCAACGACGCCCTCGACGAGCGCGAGGTCGCCGCCGTCGACCTCCTCGGGCCCGGCGACGTGCTCGTCCTCCAGCTCGAGGTGCCCCGCACCGTGGTCTGCGTCGCCGCCCGGCGCGCCGTGGCGCGCGGGGCCCGCGTCGTGCTGAACATCGCGCCCTACGCCGCCCTGCCCCCGGACGTGGTCGCCCTGGCCGACCCGCTCGTGGCCAACGAGCACGAGATGCAGGCGCTGGCCGAGTCCGGCGCGCAGCCGGCCTCGCTCCTGGTCACCTTCGGTGCCAACGGCGCCTCGTGGGACGGGCAGACGCTCCCGGCCGTCGCCGTGCCCGCCGACGAGGTGGCCGACACCACCGGGGCCGGTGACGCCTTCTGCGGTGCCCTCGCGGCCGCCCTGGCCCGCGGCTCCGACCGTTCCGACGCGCTGGCCGCGGCGCTCGCCGCGGGGGCCGACGCCGTGCGCCACGAGGGAGCCCAGCCTGAACCCTACTTGTGA
- the groES gene encoding co-chaperone GroES yields MSVSIKPLEDRIVIKSLEAEQTTASGLVIPDTAKEKPQEGEVLAVGPGRIDDKGNRVPLDVNVGDRVIYSKYGGTEIKHGGEEYLILSARDVLAVVG; encoded by the coding sequence GTGTCGGTTTCCATCAAGCCGCTCGAGGACCGCATCGTCATCAAGAGCCTCGAGGCCGAGCAGACCACCGCGTCCGGGCTCGTCATTCCGGACACCGCGAAGGAGAAGCCCCAGGAGGGCGAGGTCCTCGCGGTCGGTCCCGGTCGCATCGACGACAAGGGCAACCGCGTGCCGCTCGACGTCAACGTCGGCGACCGTGTCATCTACAGCAAGTACGGCGGCACCGAGATCAAGCACGGCGGCGAGGAGTACCTCATCCTCTCCGCCCGCGACGTGCTCGCCGTCGTCGGCTGA
- a CDS encoding class I SAM-dependent methyltransferase, which yields MDVGTVRALGTPDGQALLRSLPPYDETSVIGLQDRLRRDGHPPDLVAAALTQQRLRARAVAKFGEFASDMLYTPDGLEQASRLEVAATHAGRFYNASLATVHDLGCGIGSDAVAMSALGVTVRGVDIDPVTAAVADSNLRPWPDSRAREGMAEEFEAPRDPLRSRVGVWLDPARRVPGHTGRHGRIKRVFRLDEIRPTWEFVLQVATAVPATGAKLSPSMPHDAVPLGAEAQWTSFGGEVLECAVWWGPLAYTPGRTARILMPHASPVEVDERMCEPDPPVVESPTSIGAWLYEPDRAVTQAGLLGAVTAATLGSEVERGLGYVLSDAEVDVPFARRYAVLESMPFTVRTLRAWLAQHGVTGLTIKKRGVRLDDDELRRELRIGRKAGDGAQATVILTRVAGRQTVLVVEPA from the coding sequence GTGGACGTCGGGACGGTGCGAGCGCTGGGGACACCCGACGGTCAGGCCCTCCTGCGCTCCCTCCCCCCCTACGACGAGACCTCGGTCATCGGCCTCCAGGACCGGCTGCGCCGCGACGGGCATCCGCCCGATCTCGTGGCCGCCGCCCTGACCCAGCAACGGCTGCGCGCCCGGGCGGTGGCCAAGTTCGGCGAGTTCGCCTCGGACATGCTCTACACGCCCGACGGCCTCGAACAGGCCTCGCGCCTGGAGGTGGCCGCCACCCACGCCGGCCGCTTCTACAACGCCAGCCTCGCGACGGTGCACGACCTCGGCTGCGGCATCGGCAGCGACGCCGTGGCCATGTCGGCCCTCGGGGTGACCGTCCGCGGCGTCGACATCGACCCCGTCACCGCGGCCGTCGCCGACTCCAACCTGCGGCCGTGGCCCGACTCGCGGGCCCGCGAGGGGATGGCCGAGGAGTTCGAGGCGCCGCGCGACCCGCTGCGCTCACGCGTGGGCGTGTGGCTCGACCCGGCCCGCCGCGTGCCCGGGCACACCGGCCGGCACGGGCGCATCAAGCGGGTCTTCCGCCTCGACGAGATCCGCCCCACCTGGGAGTTCGTCCTCCAGGTGGCCACCGCGGTGCCGGCCACCGGCGCGAAGCTGTCGCCGTCGATGCCGCACGACGCCGTCCCGCTCGGGGCCGAGGCGCAGTGGACCTCGTTCGGCGGTGAGGTGCTCGAGTGCGCCGTGTGGTGGGGGCCGCTGGCCTACACCCCGGGCCGCACCGCGCGCATCCTGATGCCGCACGCCTCCCCGGTCGAGGTCGACGAGCGGATGTGCGAGCCCGACCCGCCGGTGGTCGAGAGCCCCACCTCGATCGGCGCGTGGCTGTACGAACCCGACCGCGCGGTCACCCAGGCGGGGCTGCTCGGCGCGGTCACGGCCGCGACCCTGGGCAGCGAGGTCGAGCGCGGTCTCGGCTACGTGCTCTCGGACGCCGAGGTCGACGTGCCGTTCGCGCGCCGTTACGCCGTCCTCGAGTCGATGCCGTTCACGGTCAGGACGCTGCGCGCCTGGCTCGCGCAGCACGGCGTCACCGGGCTGACCATCAAGAAGCGCGGCGTCCGGCTCGACGACGACGAGCTGCGCCGCGAGCTGCGCATCGGGCGCAAGGCCGGCGACGGCGCGCAGGCCACCGTCATCCTGACCCGCGTCGCGGGCCGGCAGACCGTGCTGGTCGTCGAGCCCGCCTGA
- a CDS encoding aspartate/glutamate racemase family protein, which yields MRLLGVLGGMSWTSTELYYRGLNTGVAARLGGLHSARLLLHSVDFAPVAQAQHAGDWEATAALLGSAARGLAAGGAEALMIATNTMHKVAGAVEEAAGIPLLHIADPTAEALLRGGHRRVGLLATRFTMEQAFYVERLRAQGLEVVTPDPADRELVHRVIYDELVHDVVRPASREAYLGVVGRLVGEGVEAVVLGCTEIGLLVHDGDAAVPLVDTTALHVAAGVDWLCATPG from the coding sequence ATGCGGCTGCTCGGTGTGCTCGGCGGGATGAGCTGGACCTCGACGGAGCTGTACTACCGCGGTCTCAACACCGGGGTCGCGGCCAGGCTCGGGGGCCTGCACTCGGCCCGGCTGCTGCTGCACTCGGTCGACTTCGCGCCCGTCGCGCAGGCCCAGCACGCCGGTGACTGGGAGGCCACCGCCGCCCTGCTCGGCTCGGCGGCCCGGGGGCTGGCGGCCGGGGGCGCCGAGGCCCTGATGATCGCGACGAACACCATGCACAAGGTGGCCGGCGCCGTCGAGGAGGCGGCCGGCATCCCGCTGCTGCACATCGCCGACCCGACCGCCGAGGCGCTGCTGCGGGGCGGCCACCGGCGGGTCGGGCTCCTGGCCACCCGGTTCACGATGGAGCAGGCGTTCTACGTCGAGCGGCTCAGGGCCCAGGGCCTCGAGGTCGTCACGCCGGACCCCGCGGACCGCGAGCTGGTGCACCGCGTCATCTACGACGAGCTGGTCCACGACGTGGTCCGCCCGGCGTCGCGCGAGGCCTACCTGGGCGTGGTCGGCCGGCTGGTGGGCGAGGGCGTCGAGGCCGTCGTGCTCGGCTGCACCGAGATCGGGCTCCTCGTCCACGACGGGGACGCCGCCGTGCCCCTCGTCGACACGACGGCCCTGCACGTGGCGGCCGGCGTCGACTGGCTCTGCGCCACGCCCGGCTGA
- the guaB gene encoding IMP dehydrogenase — protein MSLGLDETRATTDRPEPLAGRPGGDAHGVPVTSAQPAPTGPFAALGLTYDDVLLQPGETDVIPSEVDTTARLTREISLRVPLVSAAMDTVTEARMAIAMARHGGLGILHRNLSIQDQAYQVDLVKRTQTGMISNPVTIGPDATLEELDEICGRYRVSGLPVVDPGDHLLGIVTNRDLRFTPVAEWVHTLVRDVMTPMPLITGKVGIGNDEATLLLRKHKRERLPIIDDEGRLRGLITVKDFVKSEQFPHASKDADGRLLVGAAVGYFGEAWERAATLVEAGVDVLVVDTAHGHARLLLEMVQRVKRDPALRHVQVIGGNVATRAGAQALVDAGVDAVKVGVGPGSICTTRVVAGVGVPQVTAIYEASLACGPAGVPLIGDGGLQYSGDIAKALVAGADTVMIGSLLAGCEESPGELVFINGKQFKAYRGMGSLGAMSSRGKKSYSKDRYFQADVASDDKIVPEGIEGQVAYRGPVGAVVHQLVGGLHQSMFYVGAPTVPELKARGRFIRITTAGLRESHPHDITGIVEAPNYSSKG, from the coding sequence ATGAGCCTCGGACTGGACGAGACCCGCGCCACCACCGATCGTCCCGAACCCCTCGCGGGCCGCCCGGGCGGTGACGCGCACGGCGTGCCGGTCACCTCGGCCCAGCCGGCGCCCACCGGCCCCTTCGCCGCCCTGGGCCTCACCTACGACGACGTGCTGCTGCAGCCGGGTGAGACCGACGTCATCCCGAGCGAGGTCGACACCACCGCGCGGCTCACCCGCGAGATCTCGCTACGGGTGCCCCTGGTCTCGGCGGCCATGGACACCGTCACCGAGGCGCGGATGGCCATCGCGATGGCCCGCCACGGGGGCCTCGGCATCCTGCACCGCAACCTGTCGATCCAGGACCAGGCCTACCAGGTCGACCTCGTCAAGCGGACCCAGACCGGGATGATCAGCAACCCGGTGACCATCGGCCCCGACGCCACCCTCGAGGAGCTCGACGAGATCTGCGGGCGCTACCGCGTCTCGGGCCTGCCCGTGGTCGACCCCGGCGACCACCTCCTCGGCATCGTCACCAACCGCGACCTGCGCTTCACGCCCGTGGCCGAGTGGGTCCACACCCTGGTGCGCGACGTCATGACCCCGATGCCGCTCATCACCGGCAAGGTCGGCATCGGCAACGACGAGGCGACACTGCTGCTGCGCAAGCACAAGCGCGAGCGGCTCCCGATCATCGACGACGAGGGCCGGCTGCGCGGGCTCATCACCGTCAAGGACTTCGTGAAGTCCGAGCAGTTCCCGCACGCCAGCAAGGATGCCGACGGGCGCCTCCTGGTCGGCGCGGCCGTCGGCTACTTCGGCGAGGCCTGGGAGCGCGCGGCCACCCTGGTCGAGGCCGGGGTCGACGTGCTCGTCGTCGACACCGCCCACGGCCACGCCCGGCTGCTGCTCGAGATGGTGCAGCGGGTCAAGCGTGACCCCGCCCTGCGCCACGTGCAGGTCATCGGCGGCAACGTCGCCACCCGCGCCGGGGCCCAGGCCCTGGTCGACGCCGGGGTCGACGCCGTCAAGGTCGGGGTCGGGCCGGGCTCGATCTGCACCACCCGGGTCGTGGCCGGCGTCGGCGTGCCGCAGGTCACCGCCATCTACGAGGCGTCGCTCGCGTGCGGCCCCGCCGGCGTCCCGCTCATCGGCGATGGCGGCCTGCAGTACTCCGGCGACATCGCCAAGGCGCTCGTGGCGGGGGCCGACACCGTGATGATCGGCTCGCTGCTGGCCGGCTGCGAGGAGAGCCCCGGCGAGCTCGTCTTCATCAACGGCAAGCAGTTCAAGGCCTACCGCGGGATGGGCTCGCTCGGCGCGATGTCCTCGCGCGGCAAGAAGTCCTACAGCAAGGACCGGTACTTCCAGGCCGACGTCGCCTCCGACGACAAGATCGTCCCCGAGGGCATCGAGGGCCAGGTCGCCTACCGCGGCCCCGTCGGCGCCGTCGTGCACCAGCTGGTGGGCGGGCTGCACCAGTCGATGTTCTACGTCGGGGCCCCCACGGTGCCCGAGCTCAAGGCCCGCGGCCGGTTCATCCGCATCACGACCGCCGGGCTGCGCGAGTCGCACCCGCACGACATCACCGGCATCGTCGAGGCGCCGAACTACTCCTCGAAGGGCTGA
- the groL gene encoding chaperonin GroEL (60 kDa chaperone family; promotes refolding of misfolded polypeptides especially under stressful conditions; forms two stacked rings of heptamers to form a barrel-shaped 14mer; ends can be capped by GroES; misfolded proteins enter the barrel where they are refolded when GroES binds), translating to MAKELEFNDSARKSLERGVDALANAVKVTLGPRGRNVVLDKKWGAPTITNDGVTIAREVELDDPFENLGAQLAKEVATKTNDVAGDGTTTATVLAQAMVKEGLRNVAAGAAPSGLKRGMDKAVEAVSERLLETAREIESKDEIAQVASLSAQDQEIGATIADAFDKVGKDGVITVEESSTASTELEFTEGMQFDKGYISPYFVSDPERMEAVVEDAYVLIHQGKISAIADVLPVLEKVVQAGKPLLVIAEDIDGEALSTLVVNKIRGTFNVVAVKAPGFGDRRKAMLHDIAILTGGQVVAEEVGLKLDQVGLETLGQARRVVVTKDNTTIIDGAGDSAEVDGRVAQIKQEIERTDSDWDREKLQERLAKLAGGVCVIKVGAHTEVELKEKKHRIEDAISATRAAIEEGIVAGGGSALIQAVAVLDGLSLEGDEAVGANIVRKAAAEPLRWIAENAGMQGYVAVAKVSELAAGMGLNAATGEYEDLIKAGVIDPVKVTRSALRNAASIASMVLTTDTLVVEKKEQEEPAAGGGHGHGHGH from the coding sequence ATGGCCAAGGAACTGGAGTTCAACGACTCCGCCCGCAAGTCGCTCGAGCGCGGCGTCGACGCGCTCGCGAACGCCGTCAAGGTGACGCTCGGCCCGCGCGGTCGCAACGTCGTCCTCGACAAGAAGTGGGGCGCCCCCACCATCACCAACGACGGCGTCACGATCGCCCGCGAGGTCGAGCTCGACGACCCGTTCGAGAACCTCGGCGCGCAGCTCGCCAAGGAGGTCGCCACCAAGACCAACGACGTCGCCGGTGACGGCACCACCACCGCCACCGTCCTGGCGCAGGCCATGGTCAAGGAGGGCCTGCGCAACGTCGCCGCCGGGGCCGCCCCGTCGGGCCTCAAGCGCGGGATGGACAAGGCCGTCGAGGCCGTGTCCGAGCGCCTGCTCGAGACCGCTCGCGAGATCGAGTCCAAGGACGAGATCGCCCAGGTCGCCTCGCTCTCCGCGCAGGACCAGGAGATCGGCGCCACCATCGCCGACGCGTTCGACAAGGTCGGCAAGGACGGCGTCATCACCGTCGAGGAGTCCTCGACCGCGTCCACCGAGCTCGAGTTCACCGAGGGCATGCAGTTCGACAAGGGCTACATCTCCCCGTACTTCGTCTCCGACCCCGAGCGCATGGAGGCCGTCGTCGAGGACGCCTACGTGCTCATCCACCAGGGCAAGATCTCGGCCATCGCCGACGTCCTGCCGGTCCTCGAGAAGGTCGTCCAGGCCGGCAAGCCGCTCCTGGTCATCGCCGAGGACATCGACGGCGAGGCCCTCTCGACGCTGGTCGTCAACAAGATCCGCGGCACCTTCAACGTGGTCGCGGTCAAGGCGCCCGGCTTCGGCGACCGCCGCAAGGCCATGCTCCACGACATCGCGATCCTCACCGGCGGCCAGGTCGTCGCCGAGGAGGTCGGCCTCAAGCTCGACCAGGTCGGGCTCGAGACCCTCGGCCAGGCCCGTCGCGTCGTGGTCACCAAGGACAACACGACGATCATCGACGGCGCCGGCGACTCCGCCGAGGTCGACGGTCGCGTCGCGCAGATCAAGCAGGAGATCGAGCGCACCGACTCCGACTGGGACCGCGAGAAGCTCCAGGAGCGTCTCGCGAAGCTCGCCGGTGGCGTGTGCGTCATCAAGGTCGGCGCGCACACCGAGGTCGAGCTCAAGGAGAAGAAGCACCGCATCGAGGACGCCATCTCGGCGACGCGTGCGGCCATCGAGGAGGGCATCGTCGCCGGTGGCGGCTCGGCCCTCATCCAGGCCGTGGCCGTGCTCGACGGGCTCTCGCTCGAGGGTGACGAGGCCGTGGGTGCCAACATCGTCCGCAAGGCGGCCGCCGAGCCGCTGCGCTGGATCGCCGAGAACGCCGGGATGCAGGGCTACGTGGCCGTCGCCAAGGTCAGCGAGCTCGCGGCCGGCATGGGCCTGAACGCCGCCACCGGCGAGTACGAGGACCTCATCAAGGCCGGCGTCATCGACCCGGTCAAGGTCACCCGCTCGGCGCTGCGCAACGCGGCCTCGATCGCCTCGATGGTCCTGACGACCGACACCCTGGTCGTCGAGAAGAAGGAGCAGGAGGAGCCGGCGGCCGGCGGTGGCCACGGCCACGGTCACGGCCACTGA
- a CDS encoding WhiB family transcriptional regulator codes for MAEITRLPGPVADLWDWQLDGACRRVGPEPFFHPEGERGSKRSRRATAAKEICLACPVIQECRTHALAVREPYGVWGGLTEDERESHYARERHIAS; via the coding sequence ATGGCCGAGATCACCCGGCTGCCGGGGCCCGTGGCCGACCTGTGGGACTGGCAGCTCGACGGCGCGTGCCGTCGGGTCGGTCCCGAGCCGTTCTTCCACCCCGAGGGCGAGCGAGGCAGCAAGCGCAGCCGTCGTGCGACGGCCGCCAAGGAGATCTGCCTCGCCTGCCCGGTCATCCAGGAGTGCCGCACCCACGCCCTCGCCGTGCGCGAGCCGTACGGCGTGTGGGGCGGCCTCACCGAGGACGAGCGCGAGTCGCACTACGCCCGGGAGCGGCACATCGCCTCCTGA
- a CDS encoding acyl-CoA dehydrogenase produces MASTDAASRTAAPRTPPPLEGDAAALRAFLDGPHAAVRDQVRAQLVEHAPILDERVDLPRAELRRRVRDLVVDIGARGQSGHGFPPQYGGGGDIGASVAAFETLAYGDLSVLVKSGVQYGLFGGAVLQLGTARHHEAYLPDLVSGRLLGCFAMTETGHGSNVQALGTLARYDADTDEIVVTTPDDASRKDYIGNAADDGEMAVVFAQLEVGGEGHGVHAVLVPLRRDGEVLAGVRIEDCGAKLGLEGVDNGRIWFDEVRVPRGNLLDRFATIDDDGTYRSSIENPDRRFFTMLGTLVQGRVSVGGAALGASKVALEIAVRYALRRRQFEATTPGVEDLLLDYGMHQRRLLPLLARTYALSCAQEEVAGQLHQVFSAGTPDADERARRALESRAAGTKALLTWHATTTIQECREACGGAGYLAANRFSALKADTDVFTTFEGDNHVLLQLVAKGLLTDYSSEFEDLDQFGMVRFVTGLAVETVIERTAAHQLLERIRDVLPGGRDGWDQEAGLLDPDYQLAMLRYREEHQLAGVARRLKAGVAAGTAPGTVFSAVQDHVIAAARSHVERLVLEAFVARVRAQPEGPTRDTLAALCDLHALATIEADRGWFLEHGRLSAPRSKAITREVSTLLRRLRPVAAPLVEAFGIPPGVLGARDLVG; encoded by the coding sequence ATGGCCTCCACTGACGCCGCCTCCCGCACCGCCGCCCCGCGCACGCCGCCGCCGCTCGAGGGCGACGCCGCCGCGCTGCGGGCCTTCCTCGACGGCCCTCACGCCGCGGTCCGCGACCAGGTCCGGGCCCAGCTGGTCGAGCACGCCCCCATCCTCGACGAGCGGGTCGACCTGCCCCGCGCGGAGCTGCGCCGCCGGGTGCGCGACCTCGTCGTCGACATCGGCGCCCGAGGCCAGTCCGGGCACGGCTTCCCACCGCAGTACGGCGGGGGCGGCGACATCGGCGCCTCCGTCGCGGCTTTCGAGACCCTGGCCTACGGCGACCTCTCGGTGCTCGTGAAGTCCGGCGTGCAGTACGGCCTGTTCGGCGGCGCCGTCCTCCAGCTCGGCACCGCCCGCCACCACGAGGCCTACCTGCCCGACCTCGTGAGCGGTCGCCTCCTCGGCTGCTTCGCGATGACCGAGACCGGCCACGGCAGCAACGTCCAGGCTCTCGGCACCCTCGCCCGCTACGACGCCGACACCGACGAGATCGTCGTGACCACCCCCGACGACGCCTCGCGCAAGGACTACATCGGCAACGCCGCCGACGACGGCGAGATGGCGGTGGTCTTCGCCCAGCTCGAGGTCGGCGGCGAGGGGCACGGGGTGCACGCGGTGCTGGTCCCGCTGCGCCGTGACGGGGAGGTGCTGGCGGGCGTGCGCATCGAGGACTGCGGCGCCAAGCTCGGGCTCGAGGGCGTCGACAACGGGCGCATCTGGTTCGACGAGGTGCGGGTCCCCCGGGGCAACCTGCTCGACCGGTTCGCCACCATCGACGACGACGGCACCTACCGCTCGAGCATCGAGAACCCCGACCGCCGCTTCTTCACGATGCTCGGCACCCTGGTCCAGGGCCGCGTCAGCGTGGGGGGTGCGGCCCTCGGCGCGTCCAAGGTCGCCCTCGAGATCGCCGTCCGCTACGCCCTGCGCCGCCGCCAGTTCGAGGCGACCACCCCGGGCGTGGAGGACCTCCTGCTCGACTACGGGATGCACCAGCGCCGCCTGCTGCCCCTCCTCGCCCGCACCTACGCGCTCTCCTGCGCGCAGGAGGAGGTGGCCGGGCAGCTGCACCAGGTGTTCTCGGCCGGCACCCCCGACGCCGACGAGCGCGCCCGCCGGGCCCTGGAGTCGCGCGCCGCCGGCACCAAGGCGCTGCTCACGTGGCACGCCACCACCACCATCCAGGAGTGCCGCGAGGCGTGCGGCGGGGCCGGCTACCTGGCGGCCAACCGGTTCTCGGCCCTCAAGGCCGACACCGACGTCTTCACCACCTTCGAGGGCGACAACCACGTGCTGCTCCAGCTCGTGGCCAAGGGCCTCCTCACCGACTACTCCTCGGAGTTCGAGGACCTCGACCAGTTCGGGATGGTGCGCTTCGTCACCGGCCTGGCCGTCGAGACCGTCATCGAGCGCACCGCCGCCCACCAGCTGCTCGAGCGCATCCGCGACGTCCTGCCCGGCGGCCGCGACGGCTGGGACCAGGAGGCCGGCCTGCTCGACCCCGACTACCAGCTGGCGATGCTGCGCTACCGCGAGGAGCACCAGCTGGCCGGGGTGGCGCGCCGCCTCAAGGCCGGCGTGGCCGCCGGCACCGCGCCCGGGACGGTCTTCAGCGCCGTGCAGGACCACGTCATCGCCGCGGCCCGCTCGCACGTGGAACGGCTGGTGCTCGAGGCCTTCGTGGCCCGGGTCCGCGCGCAGCCCGAGGGGCCCACCCGTGACACCCTCGCGGCGCTCTGCGACCTGCACGCCCTCGCCACCATCGAGGCCGACCGCGGCTGGTTCCTCGAGCACGGTCGGCTCTCGGCGCCGCGGTCGAAGGCCATCACCCGCGAGGTGTCGACGCTGCTGCGCCGGCTGCGCCCGGTGGCCGCCCCGCTGGTCGAGGCCTTCGGCATCCCACCGGGGGTCCTCGGCGCCCGCGACCTGGTCGGCTGA
- a CDS encoding nucleoside hydrolase, whose product MPTIPLVLDVDTGVDDACALLLAALHPGLDLRAVTCVGGNAPLADVVRNTLTVLETAGRADVPVGVGVARPLLEEPVDARHVHGSDGMADLGMPAPTLAPDPRSAVDLLREVADAAAAEGDPVTLVPLAPMTNVAIFARLHPASFARLGRIVFMGGGADVSNATAAAEFNVFHDPEATAIVLDACATLGVPVTMYGLDVFYDPKVTDADVTALRAVDTPVARLAADLISFHHRRFANDGATIGDAGAVASLLLPQALETRSLPVRVELTGSWTRGRTIVDRRDWSGDMEHDPHGLAPAQVDVTLACDGPALAGLWLRTVAGEER is encoded by the coding sequence GTGCCGACCATCCCCCTCGTCCTCGACGTCGACACCGGTGTCGACGACGCCTGCGCGCTGCTCCTCGCGGCCCTGCACCCGGGCCTCGACCTGCGGGCCGTCACCTGCGTGGGCGGCAACGCCCCCCTGGCCGACGTCGTCCGCAACACCCTGACCGTCCTCGAGACCGCCGGACGCGCCGACGTGCCGGTCGGCGTCGGGGTCGCCCGACCCCTCCTCGAGGAGCCGGTCGACGCCCGCCACGTGCACGGGTCCGACGGCATGGCCGACCTCGGGATGCCGGCGCCCACGCTCGCTCCCGACCCGCGCTCGGCGGTGGACCTGCTCCGCGAGGTGGCCGACGCCGCCGCCGCGGAGGGCGACCCGGTCACCCTCGTGCCGCTGGCGCCGATGACCAACGTCGCGATCTTCGCCCGGCTGCACCCGGCGTCGTTCGCCCGGCTGGGCCGCATCGTCTTCATGGGCGGCGGGGCCGACGTCAGCAACGCCACCGCCGCGGCCGAGTTCAACGTCTTCCACGACCCCGAGGCCACCGCCATCGTCCTCGACGCCTGCGCCACCCTGGGCGTGCCCGTCACGATGTACGGCCTCGACGTGTTCTACGACCCCAAGGTCACCGACGCCGACGTCACCGCCCTGCGCGCCGTCGACACGCCCGTCGCCCGGCTGGCCGCCGACCTCATCTCGTTCCACCACCGCCGCTTCGCCAACGACGGCGCCACCATCGGCGACGCGGGGGCCGTCGCCTCCCTGCTGCTGCCGCAGGCCCTCGAGACGCGCAGCCTGCCGGTGCGCGTCGAGCTCACCGGCTCGTGGACCCGCGGGCGCACCATCGTCGACCGCCGCGACTGGTCGGGCGACATGGAGCACGATCCCCACGGCCTCGCGCCGGCCCAGGTCGACGTCACGCTGGCCTGCGACGGGCCCGCGCTGGCCGGGCTCTGGCTGCGCACCGTGGCGGGGGAGGAGCGATGA